Within the Nitrosococcus wardiae genome, the region GGCAAGCTTTGCCCATATTCAGGACATGTCGGGGCGAATTCAGCTTTATATCCGTCGCGATCACCTACCGGAAGAAGGTTATCGGGAATTCAAACGTTGGGATATTGGGGATATTGTGGGAGCCGAAGGTGTGCTCATGAAGACCAATAGCGGTGAGCTTTCCGTCCGGGTCGATGGGTTGCGGTTGTTAACCAAATCCTTACGTCCTTTGCCTGAGAAATTTCATGGCTTGGCGGACCAAGAAACCCGTTATCGACAGCGTTATCTTGATCTCATCATGAATGAGGTGACCCGAGAAACTTTTCGTCGGCGTAGTTATATTATCGATCGGATTCGGCGTTATTTAGGGGATAGGGGGTTTCTCGAAGTGGAAACGCCTATGATGCAGGCTATTCCCGGTGGCGCTGTGGCTCGGCCTTTTATTACCTATCACAATACGCTGGATATGGAGCTGTTTTTACGGATCGCTCCAGAACTCTATCTTAAGCGCCTCGTGGTAGGGGGCTTTGAAAAGGTGTTTGAGATTAATCGTAATTTTCGGAACGAGGGGCTTTCCGCCCGCCATAATCCGGAATTTACGATGCTGGAGTTCTATCAGGCCTATGCCACCTATGAGGATCTGATGGATCTCACCGAGGCTATGATGAGGGATTTGGCGCAGACGGTACTCGGCTCGACCGAAATTACCTATCAGGGCGAAACCTATGATTTTGGCAGCCCTTTTACCCGGATGAGTCTCAAAGAGTCCATTCTCTATTTCAATCCCGATATTCCCCCCGCGGATTTGGAAACCCTTCCCCTGGCCCGTCGCATAGCCGAGCATCTTGACATTCCCCTTCGAGAAAGTTATGGCTTGGGCAAGATACAGCTTGAGATCTTTGAGAAGACCGTGGAGTCTAGACTTAAAAACCCAACTTTTATCACTGCTTATCCTACAGAGGTTTCGCCTTTGGCGCGGCGCAATGAAACGGATCCCTTGGTAGCCGATCGATTCGAATTTTTTGTTGGCGGGTGGGAAATCGCCAATGGCTTTTCTGAGTTGAATGATGCCGAAGACCAGGCCGAGCGTTTCCGGGCCCAATTACAAGACCGGGAGGCCGGCGACCAGGAGGCGATGCATTTTGATATGGATTATATTCAGGCCTTGGAATATGGTATGCCGCCCACGGCGGGAGAGGGTATTGGTATCGACCGCCTGGTGATGTTATTGACCGACTCTCCTTCTATCCGTGATGTCTTGTTATTTCCTCATATGCGGCCGCGGGAGAAGTTAGCAAAGTCCTAGATTGAGGATGAGGGTTGACCTTCAGCCTGCTTATGTTCTTCATCTACGTCCTTATCGGGAGACCAGCGCCTTAGTCGAAATTTTCACTCAGGATTATGGGCGGGTGGGCCTGGTTGCCAAGGGCGTGAGGCAACGGCGTTCCAAAGCCATTGGTTTATTACAACCATTTTGTCCTTTATTGCTTTCTTGGGTAGGTCGGAGTGACTTGGTGACTTTGACTGGCGCGGAAGCAATGGGGAGGGGATCCGCCTTGACGGGAGAAGGATTGGTCTGCGCCTTTTACCTTAACGAGCTGTTGTTGCGCCTGCTACCCTGCCATGATCCTATTGAAGCCCTATTCTCGGTGTATGCCCATTCACTACCGCCGTTGGCTAATCCCCAACAGCGGCAGCAATCTTTGCGCTTGTTTGAACGAGACTTGCTGGCCTACTTGGGATATGGGCTAACCTTAACACATGAAGCCGATACCTATCGGCCGATAGAAGCGGAGCAATGGTATAGTTATCAACAAGAGAAAGGCCCCCAGCGACTTCAATCGGAAGATGGGGGGGGAATGAAGGTCCGAGGACGTACTTTGCAAGCTTTGGCCCGGGGAGAGTTGGCAGATCCTGTGAGTCTACGTGAGGCTAAGCAGTTATTACGGTGGTTGCTAGCCTTTCAGCTTGGGGATAAGCCCCTCAAAAGCCGGGACCTGTTGGAGGAATTACGGCAATTAGGTAAAGCAAGCAGAAAGATGAAAGCCCATGAGTGCAAGTAACGCTATTTTGCTCGGGGTCAATATTGACCACGTGGCTACCCTGCGCCAGGCTCGGGGAACCCGTTATCCCGATCCGATCCAGGCCGCCATCGAAGCTGAACAGGCGGGGGCGGAGGGGATTACCCTCCACCTGCGGGAGGATCGCCGCCATATTCAGGAGCGAGATGTGGCCTTGTTAAGGGATATTTTGCTTAGCAAGATGAATCTAGAGATGGCGGTTACCGAAGAGATGTTGGCGATTGCTGAGAAATATGGCCCTAAAGACTGTTGTTTGGTCCCGGAACGGCGGGAGGAGTTGACCACGGAGGGGGGATTAGATGTGGCCGGCCAATTAGGGCGTATCGCCGAGGCCTGTGCCCGCTTGAAGGAGGCGGGAATCAGGGTCTCCTTGTTTATTGATGCCGATCCTCGTCAAGTGGAGGCTGCCGTCCAAGCTGCAGCGCCGGTCATTGAGATCCATACGGGGCATTTTGCTGATGCCGGGGATGAACGGAGTCGGCAAAAAGAATTTCAGCGGATTGCCGAGGTGGTGAGACAAGGGCAAGAAGCCGGTCTCCAGGTTAATGCGGGGCATGGACTGAACTACCAGAATGTGACTGCTATTGCGGCGATTCCGGAAATTGTCGAACTCAATATTGGTCATGCCATTATTGCTCGTGCTCTGTTTACAGGAATGCAGACGGCGGTCAGGGAGATGAAACACCTAATGAGAGAGGCCCGCGGGTGATTTTTGGGATTGGCACTGACATTGTGCAGGTTTCCCGGATAGTCGCCTTGCTTGAGCGCCATGGTGAGCGATTTCCCCAGCGTATCCTTACCGGGGATGAGTTTAAAGAATTTGGTATAAGTAAGCAGCCTGTATATTTTCTGGCCAAGCATTTTGCGGCTAAGGAAGCCGCGGCCAAAGCCCTAGGCATTGGTTTTGGGAGTGGTTTGCGGCCTTGCCATATTGGGGTGGGCCATACTGAGCGGGGACAGCCCTTTTTAATATGGCAGGGCCGAGCTCATGAGCTGATTCAGATCTTAGGCATCGGTCGTGCGCTGCTCAGCCTTGCCGATGAAAAGGATTATGCGGTGGCCTTTGTCACATTGCTGGTAGCGGGAGGCAATGTGGAGCCGATTCCAAATCCGGGCAAAGATTAAATCAAATGCTCGAGTAATCGTGATGTAGCTATGGGTGAGAGGAATAGGGATGAGCAATCCCCAGTCTCCCCTCTGGGCACCATTGGGGTTCGTCGCCAGCTTATATGGGAGTGCATATGGCGAGGATAAATTATCCTACTATTGAAGACTTTGTTGGGCGTACCCCCTTGGTAAGGTTGCAACGCCTACCAGGTAAGACAGGTAAGACCAGCAATACTCTTTTAGTGAAACTCGAAGGGAACAATCCTGCCGGCTCAGTGAAGGACCGACCAGCCCTGAGTATGATCCAGCATGCGGAAGAGCGGGGGGAAATTAAGCCAGGAGATACTCTGGTGGAAGCGACCAGCGGGAACACTGGTATTGCCCTTGCCATGATTGCTGCCACCAAGGACTACCGGATGCGCTTGATTATGCCAGAGAACATGAGTGTAGAGCGGCGAGCAGTGATGAAGGCCTTTGGGGCCGAGATCATCTTGGTGTCGTCACAGGAAGGGATGGAAGGAGCCCGGGACTTGGCTTTAGCTATGCAAGCTGAAGGGAAGGGCCGGGTGTTGGACCAATTTGCTAATCTCGATAATCCCCGCGCCCATTATGAGGGAACGGGTCCCGAGATTTGGGAAGAGACCGGCGGCACGGTCACCCACTTTGTCAGTTCCATGGGCACCACCGGCACCATTATGGGAGTTTCTAGTTATCTCAAGGGCCAAAATCCGGCAATCCAAATTATTGGTGTCCAGCCTATGGAAGGGGCGAGTATTCCCGGGATCCGTCGTTGGCCAGAGGCTTACTTGCCTAAGATCTACGATCCCAAGGCAGTAGACCGGATTATTGATGTTTCTCAGCAGGAGGCAGAAGAAACCACTCGGCGGTTGGCCGAGAAGGAAGGGATTTTTGCTGGCATTTCTTCCGGGGGAGCCGTGGCAGCAGCCCTTCGTCTGGACCAAGAAGTCAGCCATAGTACGATTGTGGTGATTATTTGTGATCGGGGCGATCGATATCTTTCTACCCCGGTGTTTCCTCACTAAAGAGAGAGGTTAGCACTTCTTCGTATTTCCTAGTGTGCTTTTCTCCGCTAGGCTTGTAGGCCTCCACACCCCTTGGCGGTGGACTCTATTAGGTCTTGGTTTATTCTTCGCCGTGGGTGCTGTGGCGGTTGATAAACTGACAATCCCGATTGGCCATCTTGGCGAGACCGGCTGGTGGGCAGAACAGGTTGGGGCTAATTTTCAGTTCCAAGCGGCTACTGGGCGCTCGCTTCAGCTTCATATCGACTACCTGTTAGTTCCATCTCCCCTAGATATTCTGGACCAAGTGGACATCCGCTGTGGACGTATTGAATGGACCTCTTCCCATTTTCAGTGCCAAGAGGGAGTTGTCAGTTTCGTTAGTGAACAATTCTCCGCTCGAAATAGCCCATTTAATTTGAGTTATTATTGGGGGACTGAGGCGCTTTCCTTTGAGTTGAAGGCACTGAGATTGGCCGGCGGATCTGCAGTTATCTCTGGACGCTTTAAGGAGGGACGGTGGCAGTTATCCCTTACTGGACAGTCTCTCAACCTAGCCCATGTGCTTGAGTTCATGGCTTCATTGGGATTGCAGCCTGGGGCCTGGCCCGCAGCATTCTCCCTAAGGGGGACATTGGGGTTAGAGATGAAACTAGCTGGGCAAGGCAAATTTCCACGGAGGGTCAATCTTGGAGTCCAATTTGATGGCTTTGGTTTTTCTGATGCAAAGGCCCTCCAGGTGGGGGAGGCGGTGGCCGGCGGAATCCAGCTTAGGGGGAAACATGCCGGAAGGGGTTGGGAGATTACCACCGAGGTGGTGCTCAATGGCGGTGAGGCCTATTTTCATCCCTTGTATTTCGCTTTTTCGGAAACCCCCCTCCATGTCGATATGGCACTAGGGCAGGGAGAGGTTGACGGACATTGGGATATTCCCCGATTCAGTCTGAAGCAAGCCGGGGTCATGGAGGCCAAAGGATCCCTCCAGTTTGTCCAGCAAAGAGTTACTAAAGCTCGGGTTCAGGTAGAGCAGGCCCCCATGTTCGCTTTATATCAGCACTGGTTGGAACCTTTTTTAGTGGGGACGGCCTTGGGGAATCTGGAAAGCGATGGCAGCTTGGCTTTTGCTTTGGAATATCGCTTACCTGATCAGTGGCTGCTGAAGGTCTTTTTTCATGGGGTAGATATGGCTGATCAACAGGGGCGGTTCAGCATTGAGGGCCTTGAAGGGCAATTTGGCTGGAGTACCCGCACCACTCCTTTAATGACAGAGCTGGGATGGCAGAAAGGTCATCTCTACGCTTTGAAGCTGGGTAAGGCGCAGCTAATTGCCGAAAGCAAAAAGAACGAGTTAGGGCTAAAACAGCCGTTGAGGTTACCCGTGCTTGATGGCTATTTGCTGATGGATGATTTTGTCCTAAAAAATCCGGGTACCTCCTTAGCCCATTGGGAGTTGGAGGGGGTTTTAAGCCCCCTCTCCATGAGAAAACTCAGCCAGGCCCTGGATTGGCCGGTCCTTGCCGGAAAATTATCTGGAGTCATTCCCCGAGTTCGTTACCGGAAGGGAGTCATCGAGGTGGAGGGTGCTTTGCTGGTGCGGCTATTTGACGGTACGGTTGTGGCTCAGAATCTGCGCTTAGAAGATCCCTTGGGAGTAGTGCCGCAGCTTGAAGCTGATATTGATATTAATCGCTTAGATTTGGAAACCATGACCCAAACTTTTGCCTTTGGTAAAATTGAAGGTCGGCTCAGCGGTCAGATACGAGGACTTCGCCTGGCGAACTGGCAGCCAGTCCAGTTCGACGCAAAATTTGCAACTCCGGAAAATGATCCCTCGCGACATCGTATCAGTCAGCAAGCGGTGGATAGCCTCTCGCGTCTAGGTGGAGGTGCCAGTGGTCTAGTTTCCCGAGGTTTTCTAAAGTTTTTTAAAGATTTTTCCTATGACAAGATTGGCCTGAGTTGCCGCCTGCTTCGCCAGATTTGTAGGATGGGAGGCCTGGGGCCTGCCAATGGGGGCTATTACATTGTACGCGGCGGCGGCCTTCCCCGTATTGATGTTATCGGTTATACCCGTCAGGTGGATTGGCCGGTGCTAGTCAAGCGGTTGAAAAGAGTGACTTCGGCAAGTGGTTCGGTTACGGAATAAAAAGTGAGAACGGAATGATTAAACTGCTACGTTGGTGGAGTTTGGTGATGGTCGTTGAACTGGCTGCCTGCGTCACTATTAATATTTATTTTCCTGCAGCCGCGGCAGAAAAGGCAGCGGATAAGATCATTGAGGATGTGTGGGAGCAGGATGCCACCACGCCAGCAGCACCGTCTCCCCCTGCTGAGCAAGAGAGCACGATGTTCCCCCCACCTTTTGCCTGGAGCCAGATACTTGATTTTTTGTTAACTCCGGCGGCGGCGGCTGAACTGAATCTGGATATTTCAAGTCCCGCCATTGAACGCCTGACTGTTTCTATGGAGCGGCGCCACCATCAGCTTAGGCCTTATTTCCAAAGTGGTGTTATTGGGCTGACCCATGATGGTTTGGTGGCGATACGGGAAGCTCAAGGGATCCCCCTTAAAGACCGAACGAGAGTCAACCAATTGATTGCCGCTGAAAACAACGATCGCAATGCCCTTTATCGAGAGATCGCCCGGGCTAATGGCCATCCTGAGTGGGAAGCCCAACTTCGAGGTACTTTTGCCCGTCGTTGGATTCAAAAAGCACCTCCAGGATGGTGGTATCAGAATGCCCAGGGACAATGGGTACAAAAGCGCTAGCAAGATAAGTGATGAATGTTTTTGTTTTTGATATTGAGACAGTCCCAGATGTGGAAGGTGCACGCCGCCTCTATGCTCTAGAGGATCTAGATGCGGCTGCTGTGGCTGAAATCATGTTTTCTAAGCGCCGTCAGGAGACGGGGGGCGTGGATTTTTTGCGTTTACATCTGCACCGCATTGTCGCTATTTCCGTAGCACTCCGCTCCCAGGACAGGTTTAAGGTTTGGTCATTGGGTGATCCTTCTTCCCCTGAGGAAGAACTGGTACAGCGCTTCTTTGATGGCGTTGAAAAATTTGTGCCCACCTTGGTGTCTTGGAATGGGAGCGCTTTTGATCTCCCCGTGATACATTATCGCGCCCTATTCCATGGCATTGCGGGGCCTCGCTATTGGCAAATTGGTGATGAGGACCAAAGTTTTCGTTGGAATAACTATCTCAGCCGTTACCACCAGCGTCACTTGGATCTGATGGATGTGCTATCTGGCTATCAAAGCCGGGCTGCAGCCCCTTTGGATGAAATTGCAACGTTGCTTGGTTTTTCCGGCAAAATGGGGATGAGTGGTACGAAGGTATGGGATTTGTTTCAAAGGGGGGAGCTGGAAGCTATTCGTAACTATTGCGAAACTGATGTCCTGAATACTTATCTTATTTTCTTGCGTTTTGAACTCATACGAGGACGCCTTGACCCAGTTGCCTATCAGCAGGAATGTCAATTGGTACGGGATGTGATCGGGGCTGAGAGCAAAGCTCATTTCTCGGAATTTTTGCGCCTCTGGAACTAAATCTCCTATAAACTGATAGGTGACCGGAAAACGGTTTCATCCCCTAGGTCTCTGGATTTTTTCTTTTTCCATCTCTGCAATGGTACAGCATCCTAAACGGAAAAGGCTCTCCCAAGAGCCCCAGGTTGGTTCCATCGAAGCTTTGACCCATGAAGGTCGCGGTGTCGCCCGCATCGGCGGTAAGACAGTTTTTATTGAGGGGGGGTTACCGGGTGAAGAAGTTCTGTTTCATTATGTGCGTCAGCGCAGTAAATTCGATGAAGGCCGCTTGCTAAAAGTATTGCAGCCGGCACCAACTCGGGCGGAACCGCGCTGTCGCCACTTTGGAGTTTGTGGTGGTTGTAGCTTGCAACATTTAAGCCCAGGGGCCCAGTTGCAGCTCAAGCAAGAGACCTTAAGAGCACAATTTCGCCACTTTGGGAGGGTTGAGCCCGAGCAGTGGCTAACTCCGTTGACGGGAACTGACTGGGGATATCGCCGGAAGGCACGGCTAGGGGTCAAGTTCGTCAA harbors:
- the lysS gene encoding lysine--tRNA ligase, whose translation is MVKQEESELIAQRRAKLAELRARENPFPNNFRRNVMAGELQAEYHHRSAEELEKRPLRVKVAGRMMTQRIMGKASFAHIQDMSGRIQLYIRRDHLPEEGYREFKRWDIGDIVGAEGVLMKTNSGELSVRVDGLRLLTKSLRPLPEKFHGLADQETRYRQRYLDLIMNEVTRETFRRRSYIIDRIRRYLGDRGFLEVETPMMQAIPGGAVARPFITYHNTLDMELFLRIAPELYLKRLVVGGFEKVFEINRNFRNEGLSARHNPEFTMLEFYQAYATYEDLMDLTEAMMRDLAQTVLGSTEITYQGETYDFGSPFTRMSLKESILYFNPDIPPADLETLPLARRIAEHLDIPLRESYGLGKIQLEIFEKTVESRLKNPTFITAYPTEVSPLARRNETDPLVADRFEFFVGGWEIANGFSELNDAEDQAERFRAQLQDREAGDQEAMHFDMDYIQALEYGMPPTAGEGIGIDRLVMLLTDSPSIRDVLLFPHMRPREKLAKS
- a CDS encoding 3'-5' exonuclease, producing MNVFVFDIETVPDVEGARRLYALEDLDAAAVAEIMFSKRRQETGGVDFLRLHLHRIVAISVALRSQDRFKVWSLGDPSSPEEELVQRFFDGVEKFVPTLVSWNGSAFDLPVIHYRALFHGIAGPRYWQIGDEDQSFRWNNYLSRYHQRHLDLMDVLSGYQSRAAAPLDEIATLLGFSGKMGMSGTKVWDLFQRGELEAIRNYCETDVLNTYLIFLRFELIRGRLDPVAYQQECQLVRDVIGAESKAHFSEFLRLWN
- the pdxJ gene encoding pyridoxine 5'-phosphate synthase codes for the protein MSASNAILLGVNIDHVATLRQARGTRYPDPIQAAIEAEQAGAEGITLHLREDRRHIQERDVALLRDILLSKMNLEMAVTEEMLAIAEKYGPKDCCLVPERREELTTEGGLDVAGQLGRIAEACARLKEAGIRVSLFIDADPRQVEAAVQAAAPVIEIHTGHFADAGDERSRQKEFQRIAEVVRQGQEAGLQVNAGHGLNYQNVTAIAAIPEIVELNIGHAIIARALFTGMQTAVREMKHLMREARG
- the cysM gene encoding cysteine synthase CysM, encoding MARINYPTIEDFVGRTPLVRLQRLPGKTGKTSNTLLVKLEGNNPAGSVKDRPALSMIQHAEERGEIKPGDTLVEATSGNTGIALAMIAATKDYRMRLIMPENMSVERRAVMKAFGAEIILVSSQEGMEGARDLALAMQAEGKGRVLDQFANLDNPRAHYEGTGPEIWEETGGTVTHFVSSMGTTGTIMGVSSYLKGQNPAIQIIGVQPMEGASIPGIRRWPEAYLPKIYDPKAVDRIIDVSQQEAEETTRRLAEKEGIFAGISSGGAVAAALRLDQEVSHSTIVVIICDRGDRYLSTPVFPH
- a CDS encoding YdbL family protein produces the protein MIKLLRWWSLVMVVELAACVTINIYFPAAAAEKAADKIIEDVWEQDATTPAAPSPPAEQESTMFPPPFAWSQILDFLLTPAAAAELNLDISSPAIERLTVSMERRHHQLRPYFQSGVIGLTHDGLVAIREAQGIPLKDRTRVNQLIAAENNDRNALYREIARANGHPEWEAQLRGTFARRWIQKAPPGWWYQNAQGQWVQKR
- the acpS gene encoding holo-ACP synthase encodes the protein MIFGIGTDIVQVSRIVALLERHGERFPQRILTGDEFKEFGISKQPVYFLAKHFAAKEAAAKALGIGFGSGLRPCHIGVGHTERGQPFLIWQGRAHELIQILGIGRALLSLADEKDYAVAFVTLLVAGGNVEPIPNPGKD
- the recO gene encoding DNA repair protein RecO, translated to MRVDLQPAYVLHLRPYRETSALVEIFTQDYGRVGLVAKGVRQRRSKAIGLLQPFCPLLLSWVGRSDLVTLTGAEAMGRGSALTGEGLVCAFYLNELLLRLLPCHDPIEALFSVYAHSLPPLANPQQRQQSLRLFERDLLAYLGYGLTLTHEADTYRPIEAEQWYSYQQEKGPQRLQSEDGGGMKVRGRTLQALARGELADPVSLREAKQLLRWLLAFQLGDKPLKSRDLLEELRQLGKASRKMKAHECK